Proteins encoded by one window of Streptomyces uncialis:
- a CDS encoding toxin Doc, translated as MPKAPVIHDFSCLVAAVGRHRVNTPKVGAVVDNAWRAAALMHCVIRLRPLPARNALFGAGVVVAYMNAAGEGIDAPYGALIDLARDIDAGRSDAYGAADRIRSWRI; from the coding sequence ATGCCCAAGGCGCCGGTCATCCACGACTTCAGCTGTCTGGTGGCGGCGGTCGGCCGCCACCGCGTCAACACCCCGAAGGTCGGTGCCGTCGTCGACAACGCGTGGCGCGCCGCCGCCCTGATGCACTGCGTCATCCGGCTGCGTCCGCTCCCGGCCCGCAACGCCCTGTTCGGCGCGGGCGTCGTCGTCGCGTACATGAACGCCGCGGGTGAGGGCATCGACGCGCCGTACGGCGCGCTGATCGACCTCGCCCGCGACATCGACGCCGGGCGCAGCGACGCGTACGGCGCCGCCGACCGTATCCGTTCCTGGCGGATCTGA
- a CDS encoding ribbon-helix-helix protein, CopG family codes for MASKPVTIRVPEELHARLQQRAEAEGTTVTALITEAAANAVRDPRLEGAAEVFRAFVADNADAFDAAFPDDDPDDPDGLDASRPAA; via the coding sequence ATGGCGTCGAAACCAGTGACGATCCGGGTGCCCGAGGAACTCCACGCGCGGCTCCAGCAGCGCGCAGAGGCCGAGGGCACCACGGTGACCGCGCTCATCACCGAGGCAGCGGCCAACGCGGTGCGCGATCCCCGTCTCGAAGGTGCCGCCGAGGTGTTCCGCGCGTTCGTCGCGGACAACGCCGACGCGTTCGACGCGGCCTTCCCCGACGACGACCCGGACGATCCCGACGGGCTGGACGCCTCGCGTCCGGCCGCCTGA
- a CDS encoding class I SAM-dependent methyltransferase, whose translation MVGTTSRNTEVEGVEGGVGLTALLVAAARAIETHRHDALARDVFAEHFVRAAPACAEWPVHPGTVEGGDANPLWGRFARYFGLRTRVLDDFLLRSAHTGGVRQVVLLGAGLDARAFRLDWPPGCVVHEIDREGVLAFKHKVLDGLSATPKATRVPVAVDLRADWVTALAAAGFDPAAPSVWLAEGLLFYLPPAAETYLIDTVHRLSAQGSALAFEVKLEKDLLVYRDSPLYTSTAQQIGIDLLSLFAREPRPDSAGDLVAKGWSTSVHTPFEFTHRHGRGPLPEENDALAGNRWVFADKPRR comes from the coding sequence GTGGTCGGCACAACGTCCCGGAACACCGAAGTGGAAGGCGTGGAAGGCGGCGTCGGACTGACCGCCCTCCTGGTCGCCGCGGCACGGGCGATCGAGACCCACCGCCATGACGCCCTGGCGCGCGACGTCTTCGCCGAGCACTTCGTGCGCGCCGCACCCGCCTGCGCCGAGTGGCCCGTCCACCCGGGGACGGTCGAGGGCGGTGACGCCAATCCGCTGTGGGGGCGCTTCGCACGCTATTTCGGGCTGCGGACCAGGGTCCTGGACGACTTCCTCCTCCGGTCGGCGCACACCGGAGGCGTCCGCCAAGTGGTCCTGCTCGGCGCCGGGTTGGACGCACGGGCGTTCCGGCTCGACTGGCCTCCCGGCTGTGTGGTCCACGAGATCGACAGGGAAGGGGTGCTGGCGTTCAAGCACAAGGTGCTCGACGGACTGTCGGCCACCCCGAAGGCGACGCGCGTACCCGTCGCCGTCGATCTGCGCGCCGACTGGGTCACGGCACTGGCCGCCGCGGGCTTCGACCCCGCCGCACCGAGCGTCTGGCTGGCGGAAGGACTGCTCTTCTATCTGCCTCCCGCCGCCGAGACGTATCTCATCGACACGGTGCACCGGTTGAGCGCGCAAGGCAGCGCCCTGGCGTTCGAGGTCAAGCTCGAAAAGGACCTGCTCGTGTACCGCGACAGCCCGCTCTACACCTCGACGGCCCAGCAGATCGGCATCGACCTGCTCAGCCTGTTCGCCCGGGAACCGCGCCCCGACTCCGCCGGTGACCTGGTGGCCAAGGGCTGGTCCACCTCGGTCCACACCCCCTTCGAGTTCACCCACCGCCACGGACGCGGCCCGCTGCCCGAGGAGAACGACGCGCTGGCGGGCAACCGCTGGGTGTTCGCGGACAAGCCCCGCCGCTGA